One Polypterus senegalus isolate Bchr_013 chromosome 10, ASM1683550v1, whole genome shotgun sequence DNA segment encodes these proteins:
- the im:7138239 gene encoding uncharacterized protein im:7138239, translating into MDIFSSCLVLFCCLSLAFAGVLNRQSPRRNLFTERGCCKRQSHFFYVGQDISGSPVSVDVGICRSHCGGTQRPVAPYGAGFPGFSKHTSMLDFLRTKKLRERPPPELPVTSGLEPSCSAGSSCEPTAVRVERVLLFEGPREVEIIDECHCGAVPTECVRMPALKTFFFETPYETVLDVGKCSSPEVSNGFSCVPTKFEPVLLDSPNSVELVQAVETCELKESCYRTSYIEQYYEVVYGANGIKEERLKEIDVGRCLGGCSSGNRCLLRDSRLKEECLVWAEGSSTSCVPQEYDSHTFRSRNGHIRTVLAISSCKCQS; encoded by the exons ATGGACATCTTCTCTTCTtgccttgttttgttttgctgcctCAGCCTCGCCT tTGCTGGCGTGCTTAACAGACAGTCACCCCGGAGGAACCTTTTCACAGAGCGCGGCTGTTGTAAACGCCAGAGCCATTTCTTTTATGTCGGCCAAG ACATCTCTGGCAGTCCAGTCAGTGTGGACGTGGGGATCTGTAGGTCACATTGTGGTGGGACACAGCGACCGGTGGCCCCCTATGGAGCAGGATTTCCAGGATTTTCAAAGCACACTTCTATGCTGGACTTCCTGAGAACTAAAAAG CTACGTGAGCGCCCTCCTCCAGAGCTCCCTGTAACTTCTGGCCTAGAGCCCTCCTGCTCAGCAGGGTCATCCTGCGAGCCGACCGCTGTCCGAGTGGAGCGTGTCCTGCTGTTTGAGGGACCGAGGGAAGTCGAGATCATTGATGAGTGCCACTGCGGGGCTGTCCCCACCGAGTGTGTCCGCATGCCAGCTCTCAAGACCTTCTTTTTCGAGACGCCCTATGAGACTGTCTTGGATGTGGGCAAGTGTTCCAGTCCAGAAGTCAGCAATG GCTTCTCCTGTGTCCCCACCAAGTTTGAGCCAGTACTGCTGGACAGCCCTAACAGTGTGGAGCTGGTCCAGGCTGTGGAGACATGTGAACTCAAAGAGAGCTGCTACCGGACCTCCTACATCGAGCAATACTATGAAGTTGTCTATGGGGCCAATGGCATCAAAGAGGAGAGGTTGAAA GAAATTGACGTGGGCAGATGCTTGGGAGGCTGTTCCTCAGGAAATCGCTGCCTGCTCAG GGATTCCCGTCTCAAAGAAGAGTGCCTTGTTTGGGCCGAGGGCTCGTCGACTTCATGTGTGCCCCAAGAATACGACAGCCACACCTTCCGTAGCCGTAATGGCCACATCCGCACCGTGCTTGCAATCAGCTCCTGCAAGTGCCAGTCCTGA